In the Deltaproteobacteria bacterium genome, one interval contains:
- a CDS encoding DegQ family serine endoprotease yields MGGQRRHHSSTTSGPIGSPVWRRPDGRIFQRFFGQPAPRGPQRQGGQGSGFIIDNNGTILTNYHVVDGAQKIVVTLADGKNYDATVVGKDQKSDLAVIKIDAGRELPAVALGDSDRLEVGEWVMAIGNPFGLDHTVTSGIVSAKGRNIGSGPYDNFIQTDASINPGNSGGPLINLRGEVVGINTAIYSQSGGNIGIGFAIPANSVKELLPQLRSSGKVVRGYLGTSVQKVTLEIAESFGMKQARGALVAEVLKGSPAERAAVKAGDIIVEFDRKEIKDSSDLPIQVARVAPGTTVQVRVLRDGKEISLPLTVGEMKDNEVVTSVQEGGLGLTVQPLTPQLAENLGLERAEGLVITAVKPGSAAEEAGLKTGDVISEINRQPIKSLADYNRELARNDKAKSLLLLVRRGESSLFLALKR; encoded by the coding sequence ATCGGTGGTCAACGTCGCCACCACTCAAGTACGACAAGCGGCCCGATCGGGTCTCCGGTCTGGCGACGACCAGATGGGAGAATTTTTCAGCGCTTTTTCGGCCAGCCGGCGCCGCGCGGACCGCAACGCCAAGGCGGCCAGGGCTCCGGTTTTATCATCGATAACAACGGCACGATCCTGACCAATTATCACGTCGTCGACGGCGCGCAGAAAATCGTCGTCACTTTAGCCGACGGCAAGAACTACGATGCGACAGTGGTCGGCAAAGATCAGAAGAGCGATCTCGCGGTGATCAAGATCGACGCCGGCAGAGAATTACCGGCGGTCGCACTCGGCGACTCGGACCGTTTGGAAGTCGGTGAATGGGTGATGGCGATCGGCAATCCCTTTGGCCTCGATCACACCGTGACATCCGGCATCGTCAGCGCCAAAGGGCGAAACATCGGCTCGGGTCCGTACGATAACTTTATTCAGACCGATGCCTCGATCAATCCCGGCAACTCCGGCGGTCCGCTGATCAACTTGCGCGGTGAGGTGGTCGGCATCAACACGGCGATCTACAGTCAGTCGGGCGGCAACATTGGCATCGGCTTCGCGATCCCGGCCAATTCGGTCAAAGAACTTCTGCCTCAACTGCGCAGCAGCGGCAAAGTGGTGCGCGGTTATCTCGGCACCTCGGTGCAAAAGGTGACGCTGGAAATCGCCGAGTCCTTCGGCATGAAACAAGCCCGCGGCGCCTTGGTGGCGGAAGTTTTGAAAGGGAGTCCAGCCGAGCGCGCGGCGGTCAAAGCTGGCGATATCATCGTCGAGTTCGACCGCAAAGAAATCAAAGACTCGTCCGACCTGCCGATTCAAGTTGCCCGGGTGGCGCCCGGCACGACGGTGCAAGTGCGCGTGCTGCGCGATGGCAAAGAAATAAGTTTGCCGCTGACCGTGGGCGAGATGAAGGACAATGAAGTTGTCACGTCGGTTCAAGAAGGGGGTCTCGGTCTAACCGTCCAGCCGCTCACGCCGCAACTAGCCGAGAATCTCGGCTTGGAACGGGCCGAAGGTTTGGTCATCACCGCGGTGAAGCCCGGCAGCGCCGCCGAAGAGGCAGGACTCAAAACCGGCGACGTGATCAGCGAAATTAATCGTCAACCGATTAAATCCTTGGCCGATTACAACCGCGAGCTGGCGCGCAACGATAAGGCGAAATCACTGCTGTTGTTGGTCCGGCGCGGCGAGAGCAGTCTGTTTCTCGCTCTTAAGCGCTAA
- the crcB gene encoding fluoride efflux transporter CrcB produces MKAILLVGTGGFLGSVLRYLCAAWVFRIFDKPWFPVGTLAVNLLGCLVIGLLGGLAEQRRLFDQEVRLFVFVGILGGFTTFSAFAYETSILLRDTRPLAAWLNVGLQVFLGLFMVWLGGWLSRLVPTA; encoded by the coding sequence ATGAAAGCGATCCTACTTGTCGGCACCGGCGGTTTTCTCGGTTCGGTCCTGCGTTACTTGTGCGCCGCTTGGGTATTTCGGATCTTTGACAAACCTTGGTTCCCGGTTGGTACGTTAGCGGTCAATTTGCTCGGCTGTTTAGTCATCGGTTTGCTCGGCGGTCTGGCTGAGCAGCGCCGTCTGTTCGACCAAGAAGTTCGCTTGTTTGTTTTCGTCGGCATTCTTGGCGGGTTTACGACGTTTTCAGCCTTCGCATACGAAACCTCGATATTGCTGCGCGACACCCGTCCGCTCGCGGCTTGGCTGAACGTCGGCCTGCAAGTTTTCCTCGGCTTGTTCATGGTGTGGCTGGGCGGCTGGCTGTCGCGCCTGGTGCCGACGGCATAG
- a CDS encoding ABC transporter substrate-binding protein: protein MTMGPCQRVLTTRKKVFCAAFMRILIFASLLLGGSQIAEANPYLARSGERPVPLRIATCAVSGGFAHLYTALENNLFDKYGFKIEHVFIRGSTSALAALYADEIQFLYCAADATLPALAAGLDVKLVAAPLVKLPYVLVTRKEIRRVEDLKGKALGVARAGDLSDRLSRAMVKKFNIEDVAMRPIGGSQSERYQAMVANQVQGVVITPPLDVRAKNDGYNITYRLIDMDIPFIYSSLHASGRALRNRPEMIQRMVAAFAEAISFVDRNPVKAKAAIAKIMRIKDEEALQVSYNVYTKDIVDRRMIVPGTAVADTIELLRASGSPVKRKAEELYDNSFVNHLEKSGFQKELWGERK from the coding sequence ATGACGATGGGTCCATGCCAGCGAGTGCTAACAACCAGGAAAAAAGTATTTTGCGCGGCGTTCATGCGCATATTAATTTTCGCCAGCTTGTTATTGGGCGGGAGCCAAATCGCCGAGGCCAATCCTTACCTCGCACGATCTGGCGAGCGGCCGGTGCCTCTGCGCATCGCCACCTGCGCCGTGTCCGGCGGTTTTGCGCATCTCTACACCGCGCTAGAAAATAATCTTTTCGACAAGTACGGTTTCAAGATCGAGCATGTGTTTATCCGCGGCAGCACCTCGGCGCTGGCGGCATTGTACGCCGATGAGATTCAGTTTCTGTACTGCGCCGCCGATGCTACTTTGCCGGCGCTGGCGGCTGGATTGGATGTTAAATTAGTCGCCGCGCCATTGGTCAAACTGCCCTACGTGTTGGTCACGCGTAAAGAGATTCGCCGCGTCGAGGATCTCAAAGGCAAAGCCTTGGGCGTCGCCCGCGCCGGCGATTTGAGCGACCGGCTGTCGCGCGCGATGGTCAAGAAATTCAATATCGAGGATGTCGCCATGCGGCCCATCGGCGGCAGTCAGAGCGAGCGTTATCAGGCGATGGTCGCCAATCAGGTTCAAGGCGTGGTGATCACGCCGCCCCTCGACGTGCGCGCTAAGAACGACGGCTATAATATTACCTACCGGCTGATCGACATGGATATTCCGTTTATCTATAGCTCGCTGCACGCGAGCGGCCGGGCGCTGCGCAATCGGCCGGAAATGATCCAACGTATGGTTGCCGCCTTCGCCGAAGCGATCAGCTTCGTCGATCGAAATCCAGTGAAGGCCAAGGCGGCCATCGCCAAGATCATGCGCATCAAGGACGAAGAAGCGCTGCAGGTTTCATACAACGTTTACACCAAGGACATCGTCGACCGGCGCATGATCGTGCCGGGGACCGCCGTGGCCGACACCATCGAGCTGTTGCGTGCGTCCGGCTCGCCGGTCAAACGCAAGGCGGAAGAACTTTATGATAATAGCTTCGTCAATCATTTGGAGAAGAGTGGGTTTCAGAAAGAGCTTTGGGGTGAAAGGAAGTGA